CACCCCGCGCCAGGGCCGGCTGCCCCCGTGCCGGGGCAGGTCGATGACGTGGACGCGATGGTCGGGGCTGAGCCGGTCCACGATGTCGTGCCATACCCCGGGGCCGGTGTCGAGCATGGCGCCGTGCAGCAGGAGCAGCGCCGGCCCGGTGTCGCCCGCGCGGTAGAGCCGCACCGGGCCGCCGCAGACGGTCAGGTCCGTGTGTTCGTCGAAGGCGGTACCCATCGATAGCCAAGTTACGCAAGCGCGGCGACACCACGTCGTGGCGGCCGCGGACGGTCTAGCTTGGTGGCAGTGACCGCCCCCCATCCCGCTGAATCGAACCTGCCGATGCTCGGCGGGATCGCCGCTGCGGCGGTGTCGCTGGGTGCGGCCCAACTGACGGCGATTCCGTTGGGGGCGCAGGCCGATCCCCGCACCGCGGTGGGCGCGGCCGCCGTCGATCTGACCCCCGACCCGATCCGGGACTGGCTGCTGCAGACCCTCGGCAGCGGGGGCAAGCTCTTCTTGACGGTCGCGGTGCTCGTGGTGATCGCCGCACTGGGCGCCGTCGCCGGCTCACTGGAGACCCGGCGTCGCCCGGTGGGCAGCTTGCTCGTCGTCGCCGCGGGCGCGCTCGGCGCCGGGGCGGTGCTCTCGCGCCCGGGCACAACGGCTTTGGATGGCATACCGGCCGCCGTGGGCGTGCTCTGTGGTGTGCTGGCACTGCGATTCCTGGTGCGGCGGTACTGGCCCGAGCCCGAAAGCCAAGAGCCGGATACCGGCCGACGGGCCACCCTGATCACCCTGGGCCTGCTCGCGGCGGGAGCGGCCACCGGCGTGGTGGGTCATGTCCTCGCCCGGTTGGCGCATTCGGTGGCCGGCGACCGCAGCGCCTTTGCGGTCCCACCCCCGGCCACCCCGGCCCCGCCGATACCGCCGGAGGTGACGCCGCCGGGCGTGGCGTTACCACGCTTCGTCACCCCCACCGCGGAGTTCTTCCGGGTGGACACCGCCCTGGCCGTGCCCCAACTGGCCCGAGCGGATTGGCGGCTGCGGATCCACGGCATGGTCGATCGCGAGGTGGTCTACGATTTCGACGCTCTGTCCGCCTTCGACGTCGCCGAGACCGTCGCGACGCTGACCTGCGTGTCGAACCCCGTTGGCGGGGACCTGATCTCGACCGGAATCTGGACCGGTTACCGCCTGGCCGACCTGCTGGCCGCCGTCGGCGTCGCGTCCGACGCGGACATGGTGCTGTCCACCTCGAGCGACGGATTCACCGCGGGCACACCGCTCGAGGCCATGATCGACAACCCCGACGCGCTGTTGGCGGTCGGCCTCGGCGGCGAGCCCCTGCCGCTGGAGCACGGCTATCCGGCGCGACTGGTGGTGCCCGGCCTCTATGGCTACGTGTCGGCCACCAAATGGGTGGTGGACCTCGAGGTGACGCGGTTCGACCGGGCTCAGGCGTACTGGACCCGGCAGGGCTGGGCACCGCGCGCACCCGTCAAGACCCAATCGCGCGTCGACGTGCCGCGCGCGGGCCAGCAGGTGCCCGTCGGGCCGGTCACGTTCGGCGGCGTCGCCTGGGCGCAGGACCGGGGCGTGCGGGCCGTGGAGGTCAAGGTCGACGACGGGCCTTGGCACCCAGCCCAACTCGGCGCCGCCTATTCGAACCAGACCTGGCGGCTGTGGAGCTTTCCCTGGCGCGCAGACCGGCCGGGGACCCACACCGTCACGGTGCGTGCCACCGACAACACCGGCGCGGCGCAGACCGCGGACCGGGCCGGGACCGTGCCCGACGGTGCAACCGGTTGGCACACGGTGGATTTCACCGTGACCGCGGGGTGAATCCGCTACCT
This DNA window, taken from Mycolicibacterium sp. MU0050, encodes the following:
- a CDS encoding molybdopterin-dependent oxidoreductase; the protein is MLGGIAAAAVSLGAAQLTAIPLGAQADPRTAVGAAAVDLTPDPIRDWLLQTLGSGGKLFLTVAVLVVIAALGAVAGSLETRRRPVGSLLVVAAGALGAGAVLSRPGTTALDGIPAAVGVLCGVLALRFLVRRYWPEPESQEPDTGRRATLITLGLLAAGAATGVVGHVLARLAHSVAGDRSAFAVPPPATPAPPIPPEVTPPGVALPRFVTPTAEFFRVDTALAVPQLARADWRLRIHGMVDREVVYDFDALSAFDVAETVATLTCVSNPVGGDLISTGIWTGYRLADLLAAVGVASDADMVLSTSSDGFTAGTPLEAMIDNPDALLAVGLGGEPLPLEHGYPARLVVPGLYGYVSATKWVVDLEVTRFDRAQAYWTRQGWAPRAPVKTQSRVDVPRAGQQVPVGPVTFGGVAWAQDRGVRAVEVKVDDGPWHPAQLGAAYSNQTWRLWSFPWRADRPGTHTVTVRATDNTGAAQTADRAGTVPDGATGWHTVDFTVTAG